A section of the Triplophysa dalaica isolate WHDGS20190420 chromosome 8, ASM1584641v1, whole genome shotgun sequence genome encodes:
- the si:ch211-184m13.4 gene encoding G-protein coupled receptor 183 produces MTLNDSSTNQTCDVFIYKESARILFPIFYSLVLIISVAGNSLVLCIICQRKHKINSTMIYLINLAISDTLFTLALPGRITYYIRGFDWPFGDFFCRLTAMIFYSNTYAGIAFMTCISVDRYLAMLHRQRCQRLRKTTVVKGICVLVWMVVLIETSPLLFRSMIEQRPSHRTCMEFSNFVEKKMAFVLLVACIIGFCMPLGLILRCYSQVNSKLSRTAKENPMTSRSGSSSRARYTISLILLSFIVCFTPYHINVMQFSVRRLFTEPSCEDLKSLKMSLQVTVAMMNFNCCLDPVIYFFAIKTYKQRVMSLYKTYISTNASSKSMQENSSSNT; encoded by the coding sequence ATGACACTGAACGACAGCTCCACAAACCAAACTTGCGATGTGTTCATCTACAAGGAATCTGCTCGGATCCTTTTTCCCATTTTTTACTCTCTGGTTCTTATCATCAGTGTTGCTGGCAACAGCCTGGTTCTCTGCATCATCTGTCAGAGGAAACATAAGATTAACTCCACCATGATATATCTGATCAACCTGGCCATCTCTGACACGCTTTTCACATTGGCTCTGCCCGGCAGGATCACTTACTACATCCGTGGCTTTGACTGGCCTTTTGGAGATTTCTTTTGCAGACTGACGGCCATGATCTTCTACAGCAACACTTATGCTGGCATCGCCTTCATGACCTGTATCAGTGTGGATCGTTACTTGGCCATGCTGCACCGTCAGCGATGTCAGAGATTGAGGAAGACCACGGTGGTAAAAGGTATCTGTGTTCTGGTATGGATGGTTGTTCTCATTGAAACATCCCCCCTGCTCTTTCGAAGCATGATTGAACAAAGACCCAGCCATAGGACATGCATGGAATTCTCCAATTTTGTGGAAAAAAAGATGGCATTCGTTCTTCTGGTTGCTTGCATCATCGGGTTTTGCATGCCTTTGGGACTCATTCTGCGCTGCTATAGCCAGGTCAATTCCAAGCTATCCAGGACGGCCAAAGAGAACCCGATGACAAGCAGGTCAGGAAGCAGCAGCAGGGCCAGATATACAATATCACTCATTCTTCTGAGCTTCATAGTGTGCTTTACTCCTTACCACATTAACgtcatgcagttttcagtcagaAGACTGTTCACTGAGCCCTCCTGTGAAGATCTGAAGTCTTTGAAAATGTCCCTGCAGGTGACCGTTGCCATGATGAACTTTAACTGCTGCCTTGACCCCGTTATTTACTTTTTTGCCATTAAAACCTATAAGCAGAGAGTGATGAGCCTTTATAAGACCTACATTTCAACTAATGCATCATCTAAGAGCATGCAGGAGAACAGCAGCAGTAATACATGA